In the Bacillus solimangrovi genome, one interval contains:
- a CDS encoding PDZ domain-containing protein: MELWLDELLKGFGKFFLHPFLYAAIIVALLLGVKRVKRERKDFHVRVYDSVLELGELFLPGVVVGLIVSFGTIMLGITIPIGFLTVVAALYILLSLTLQIRWVSPAYVISFAVIFVFFMKEMELGWGSVLDVSIVSFTHLIILLSILVLVEAVLLMRFGGKRTSPMLLKGKRGKLIGAHQSNKLWLIPLFLLVPVESGIIAKDWWPLLPEVNGQSYMLMLVPFASGVTQRIRTELPQIGMKRIGKQVLLLALLLCSLSIASLWLPYLILVTCAVAIIGREWIYYRQKHREDRYSNLFTEHPDGLIITGIIPKSPAEKFDLKVGERINKVNKRVVRSEKDFYEALQLNRAFCKMEVVDMNGEIRFAQGAVYEGEHHELGLLFLPVIEEKISSVEQM, translated from the coding sequence GTGGAATTATGGTTAGATGAGTTGTTAAAGGGATTTGGAAAATTTTTTCTACACCCTTTTTTATATGCTGCAATCATTGTTGCATTACTATTAGGTGTTAAGCGAGTGAAGCGTGAAAGAAAAGATTTTCACGTTAGAGTGTATGATTCAGTCTTAGAATTAGGAGAGTTATTTCTCCCAGGAGTTGTTGTTGGATTAATTGTTTCGTTTGGAACGATTATGCTCGGTATTACAATTCCAATTGGTTTCCTTACAGTAGTAGCTGCTTTGTACATATTATTATCATTGACCTTGCAAATTCGCTGGGTTTCACCTGCGTATGTGATTAGTTTTGCTGTGATCTTCGTGTTCTTTATGAAAGAAATGGAATTAGGATGGGGTTCAGTGTTGGATGTTTCTATCGTTTCCTTCACACATCTTATTATCCTTCTATCAATCTTAGTTTTAGTTGAAGCAGTATTATTAATGCGATTTGGTGGAAAAAGAACGTCACCTATGTTATTGAAAGGTAAAAGGGGCAAGTTAATTGGTGCTCATCAATCAAACAAGTTATGGCTTATTCCGTTGTTTCTACTTGTACCAGTCGAGAGCGGGATTATTGCAAAAGATTGGTGGCCGCTTCTCCCAGAAGTTAATGGTCAATCTTACATGCTTATGCTTGTACCTTTTGCCTCAGGAGTTACACAACGAATTCGAACTGAGCTACCTCAAATTGGTATGAAGAGGATTGGCAAACAAGTTCTTCTATTAGCATTACTTCTATGTTCTCTATCAATAGCGTCCTTATGGCTACCATATTTAATTCTTGTGACATGTGCAGTTGCGATTATTGGTAGAGAGTGGATCTATTATCGTCAGAAGCATCGAGAGGATCGCTATTCCAATCTTTTCACTGAGCATCCAGATGGATTGATCATTACGGGTATTATTCCAAAATCACCGGCTGAAAAGTTTGATTTGAAGGTTGGTGAACGAATTAATAAGGTTAATAAACGAGTTGTACGTTCTGAGAAAGACTTCTATGAAGCACTTCAATTGAATCGTGCTTTCTGTAAGATGGAGGTTGTCGATATGAATGGAGAGATTCGATTTGCGCAGGGTGCTGTTTATGAAGGCGAGCACCATGAGTTAGGCCTATTATTCCTCCCTGTAATAGAGGAGAAAATTTCGAGTGTAGAACAGATGTAA
- a CDS encoding efflux RND transporter periplasmic adaptor subunit: protein MRRKIIALSTMLGIMIAGCSSPATMPEAPPMPPEEKKVFVETEEITYGELTAETTLIGEIEPVEEKLVTSEVSGKVKQLSVQDGEFVQQGQLIATLESDEQEDRIDQAESALLRAKQSVQNAEISKEQMESSYEQMQISLQQAEANSEVKDNEQSTKLELELDDLEQRLEKVIEEHEKVKRLYNKGIVSKLELEQAEEAERQANLAYKQGKLNADNAVGDLEKERMSLISAEKDLTKAELSLEQATFDLQQAQEDYDEAKQKQGSLTLRSPIAGFVKYKDVQEGAFVGQQTPLFSIYNPNDMKVKVNVSPAQKSYFQNGQELHIRGSNEDEPTSANVSIITPYLNEDGFFQVEAIIGSDQTTFIPGEYVEIVFNSVVAQDQLIVPTDSILEKGDRSFVFIVENETAVMKEVEVVQSQSKWTSVEGDLNAGEPVVTKGNKLLSTGLKVQMIGEEKEVTEKKQEEVVDNESTSTKDGDEQ from the coding sequence ATGAGAAGAAAAATTATTGCGTTATCTACCATGTTAGGTATCATGATAGCTGGTTGTTCATCTCCAGCAACGATGCCAGAAGCTCCTCCTATGCCACCGGAGGAAAAGAAGGTATTTGTTGAAACGGAAGAGATCACATACGGTGAACTAACAGCAGAAACAACATTAATTGGAGAAATTGAACCAGTAGAAGAAAAGTTGGTCACATCGGAAGTAAGTGGGAAAGTGAAACAATTAAGTGTGCAAGATGGAGAGTTTGTGCAACAAGGGCAACTGATTGCTACACTCGAATCTGATGAACAAGAAGACCGTATTGATCAAGCTGAGTCTGCGCTATTGAGAGCTAAGCAAAGTGTCCAAAATGCTGAGATTTCAAAAGAGCAAATGGAAAGTAGCTATGAACAAATGCAAATCTCATTACAGCAAGCAGAAGCGAATAGTGAAGTTAAAGACAACGAGCAATCTACAAAACTAGAATTAGAGCTTGATGATTTAGAACAACGGCTAGAAAAAGTGATAGAAGAGCATGAGAAAGTAAAACGTTTGTACAATAAAGGAATTGTATCAAAGTTAGAGCTTGAACAGGCAGAAGAGGCAGAGCGTCAAGCTAACCTAGCTTATAAGCAAGGAAAACTCAATGCAGATAATGCTGTAGGAGATTTAGAGAAAGAGAGAATGAGCCTTATCTCTGCTGAAAAAGACTTAACGAAGGCAGAATTATCATTAGAGCAGGCTACGTTTGATTTACAACAAGCCCAAGAAGATTACGATGAAGCAAAACAGAAGCAGGGAAGCCTTACACTACGCTCACCGATAGCTGGTTTTGTGAAATATAAGGATGTTCAAGAAGGTGCATTTGTCGGTCAACAGACACCGTTATTTAGCATCTACAATCCTAATGATATGAAAGTAAAAGTAAATGTCTCGCCAGCACAAAAATCATATTTTCAAAATGGACAAGAGTTACATATAAGAGGTTCGAACGAGGATGAGCCTACTTCTGCAAACGTATCTATTATAACCCCTTATTTAAATGAAGATGGTTTCTTCCAAGTTGAAGCTATTATTGGATCGGATCAGACGACATTTATTCCAGGGGAATATGTTGAAATTGTCTTTAACTCTGTTGTAGCGCAGGATCAGCTTATCGTTCCAACTGATTCTATTCTTGAAAAAGGTGACCGATCATTTGTCTTCATTGTCGAAAATGAAACTGCAGTAATGAAAGAAGTAGAGGTTGTACAAAGTCAATCTAAGTGGACATCAGTTGAAGGAGATTTAAACGCTGGAGAACCAGTTGTGACGAAGGGAAATAAGCTCTTATCAACAGGTTTAAAGGTACAAATGATCGGTGAAGAAAAAGAAGTAACTGAAAAGAAACAAGAGGAAGTAGTGGATAACGAATCAACAAGTACGAAAGACGGTGACGAGCAATGA
- a CDS encoding efflux RND transporter permease subunit, with the protein MISFAVKRSVAFVMLLISLIAGGVYSIQTMNVELLPEFKQPVVYISTNFSNASAEEVDELITQPLEQLFIDDKDVKEITSYSDKGYSRIELTVKSDIDYEGKVQEIRELVAKNESSFPEDAGTPNVRDGNFDSSEAPVFTFSILGLDEYNDQKTLLADVEKQLEQIDGVGQVSVEGTNAKQVSIELDPLQLAKYRLASSDIVSALEQTSTQSIGQVSKSGESVQVVLPEKKLSLKDIQDVLIPIASGEYIKMSDVATVDILNEQAYRIYKINGKRAIGIYIMKDLEANTVTVTDEIQATIDQITQTLPDGIEVHIGQNSGEFIKLSINQVLRNLMIGGILAVAVLWLFFRSIRSMFIIMLSIPLSIITVFILLRFAGQTLNTISLSGLALGVGMMVDSSIVILENIVKNIQRKIPIYEAVRNGSSELRSAVVASTLTTVIVFVPLFMTDDVTIASILFPFAFAVIFTLLTALVAALTIVPMLSFKWLENDSKIHEQRDKRWLRYVTFFYKKVLRFGLRRRWIIVTGTILLVGVSIYSLKFVGFEAMPDEDSGEIYIYVSYEEEKELDESVAFSESYDKIIASYDDMIETKQSTVYGNGFNYVLSLKGQDERELTTEEISDEILNQFEPVAGVSFYVNGQSLGASKRDMQMRVTLTGEEYDTLSALAEQTVFALEQIPDITYIEAPSMNGEPQLQLVVNKQLAAKYGLTEAQISSQLREAFSNGAEITFRDGDSWYYVKVTYPEKKSNSIEYWQSFMVRSGSGDYIPLSAIASFENGRGPISITRKDWKQEITITAGVDDAEKFGQANAAFNEALAQMPFPPGYEYKFFDRFAEDNEMKRKLTIALLVAAFLVYAVMAIQFNSYSQPFIIMCSLPPTVIGVVFGLLITGKTLSVPAFIGIIVLAGIVVNNAIVLVDYINQQRNSILTRKTILLQAGEQRLRPILMTTLTTVLGMVPMAIGIGDGSMIQQPIGIVTIFGLTVSMIFTLVFVPVVYSIFDDVIQFFKRMFKRKKKYIEPVSQSHIEG; encoded by the coding sequence ATGATTTCGTTTGCTGTTAAACGCTCCGTAGCATTTGTAATGCTACTTATCTCGCTCATTGCTGGGGGAGTATATTCCATTCAAACAATGAATGTTGAATTATTACCTGAATTTAAGCAGCCAGTTGTGTACATTTCAACAAATTTTTCGAATGCTTCGGCGGAAGAAGTCGATGAATTAATTACACAGCCACTCGAACAACTATTTATTGATGATAAAGATGTAAAAGAAATAACATCTTATTCAGATAAAGGATATTCAAGAATAGAGCTAACGGTTAAGTCAGATATTGATTATGAAGGGAAAGTTCAAGAGATCCGAGAGTTAGTCGCGAAAAATGAGTCATCGTTTCCAGAAGATGCAGGAACACCAAATGTGAGGGACGGAAACTTTGATTCGAGTGAGGCACCTGTTTTTACATTTTCTATTCTTGGTCTTGATGAATACAATGATCAAAAAACATTATTAGCAGATGTTGAGAAACAATTGGAACAAATTGATGGTGTTGGTCAAGTGAGTGTAGAAGGTACAAATGCAAAACAAGTTAGCATTGAACTGGATCCATTGCAACTTGCAAAGTATAGACTAGCATCTTCTGACATCGTGTCAGCATTGGAGCAAACATCTACTCAATCAATTGGTCAAGTAAGTAAGAGCGGCGAAAGTGTTCAAGTAGTACTTCCTGAGAAGAAACTATCGTTAAAAGATATACAAGATGTGTTGATCCCAATTGCTAGTGGTGAATACATCAAAATGTCCGACGTGGCAACTGTTGATATTCTAAACGAGCAAGCGTATCGGATATATAAAATAAACGGAAAACGTGCAATCGGAATTTATATTATGAAAGATCTTGAAGCAAATACTGTTACCGTGACAGATGAGATACAAGCTACGATTGATCAAATTACACAGACTCTTCCAGACGGTATTGAGGTTCATATTGGTCAAAATTCAGGAGAATTCATTAAACTATCGATTAATCAAGTATTACGTAATTTAATGATTGGTGGAATACTTGCAGTAGCCGTATTATGGTTGTTTTTTAGAAGCATTCGCTCAATGTTTATCATCATGTTATCAATTCCACTATCAATAATCACGGTTTTTATTTTGCTTCGTTTTGCAGGGCAAACACTAAATACGATCTCTCTTTCTGGCTTGGCGTTAGGTGTCGGAATGATGGTAGATAGTTCAATTGTAATATTGGAAAACATTGTGAAGAACATTCAAAGAAAGATTCCGATATATGAGGCTGTTCGAAATGGAAGCTCTGAGCTTCGCTCGGCAGTAGTTGCCTCAACATTAACAACCGTTATCGTATTTGTTCCGTTGTTTATGACGGATGATGTGACGATTGCGAGCATTCTTTTCCCATTTGCATTTGCGGTTATTTTCACATTATTAACGGCTTTAGTAGCTGCATTAACAATTGTACCAATGCTATCTTTCAAGTGGTTAGAAAATGATTCTAAGATTCACGAACAACGTGATAAGAGATGGTTAAGGTATGTGACATTTTTCTATAAAAAAGTGCTTCGATTTGGACTGAGACGTAGGTGGATAATCGTAACAGGAACGATTCTTCTTGTTGGGGTTAGCATCTATTCACTTAAGTTTGTTGGGTTTGAGGCGATGCCAGATGAAGACAGTGGAGAAATATATATCTATGTGTCTTATGAAGAAGAGAAAGAATTAGATGAATCTGTTGCATTTTCAGAGTCGTATGATAAAATCATCGCTTCATATGATGACATGATTGAGACAAAACAATCGACTGTATATGGTAATGGATTTAATTATGTTTTATCGTTAAAAGGGCAAGATGAGCGAGAATTAACGACGGAAGAGATATCTGATGAGATATTAAATCAATTTGAACCTGTTGCTGGCGTTAGCTTTTATGTCAATGGACAGTCACTAGGAGCTAGCAAACGAGATATGCAAATGAGAGTTACGCTGACTGGTGAAGAGTATGATACGTTGTCAGCTCTTGCTGAACAAACTGTTTTTGCATTAGAGCAAATTCCAGACATCACATATATAGAAGCACCAAGTATGAATGGTGAACCACAATTGCAGCTTGTCGTAAATAAACAGCTTGCAGCAAAATATGGGTTAACGGAAGCGCAAATTTCGTCACAGCTTCGTGAGGCGTTTTCCAATGGAGCTGAGATTACATTTCGGGATGGAGATTCATGGTATTATGTGAAGGTTACATATCCTGAGAAAAAATCAAACAGTATTGAATATTGGCAAAGTTTCATGGTTAGGTCAGGGTCAGGAGACTATATTCCGCTATCTGCAATTGCAAGCTTTGAGAATGGGCGGGGGCCTATCTCAATTACTCGAAAAGATTGGAAACAAGAGATTACGATAACAGCAGGAGTCGATGATGCAGAAAAATTCGGACAAGCAAATGCAGCATTTAACGAAGCACTTGCTCAAATGCCGTTTCCACCAGGTTATGAATATAAATTCTTCGATCGATTTGCTGAAGATAATGAAATGAAAAGGAAGTTAACGATTGCGCTCCTAGTTGCAGCATTTCTCGTTTATGCAGTAATGGCGATTCAATTTAATTCGTACTCACAACCGTTTATTATTATGTGTTCGTTGCCTCCGACGGTAATCGGTGTTGTTTTTGGGTTGTTGATTACTGGAAAGACGTTGTCTGTACCAGCATTTATCGGCATTATCGTGCTTGCTGGAATTGTCGTTAATAATGCGATTGTGTTAGTTGATTACATTAATCAGCAACGGAACTCAATTCTTACGAGAAAAACGATTCTATTGCAAGCAGGCGAGCAACGACTTCGTCCGATCTTAATGACGACATTAACAACTGTTCTCGGAATGGTACCGATGGCAATTGGGATTGGTGATGGGTCAATGATTCAACAACCAATCGGTATCGTAACAATCTTTGGATTAACTGTATCAATGATCTTTACGTTAGTGTTTGTCCCTGTCGTCTATTCGATCTTCGACGATGTTATTCAGTTCTTTAAGCGTATGTTTAAACGCAAAAAGAAATATATAGAGCCAGTATCACAAAGCCATATAGAAGGCTAG
- a CDS encoding TolC family protein, translating to MKRAIIIASVVLWGTIPVNSSEAKTTYSVTEAVKKIENSDLDLQLEQKEEDVSLSSAAMKYMGSFNELEDISEAEADYQDKVQVWQREYGAYETTYQYIKQQKALTLQRENFTIAQQEKEAIDEKYKEGLVSQADVLRASMSIKNAELSLQLAKQQVDQKKYEFNQKIGKSIEEDFSISTIPSFKRLSRSAYDPKPLAEELKRKHESLFPLKTAVDTYDDILDDVDNLPVLGGDGYETSIENFKTEIEDLSQEIKIVEDKIKSETNPVEVEKLEKELDELKRDKITAEVSLDVKEEQYSEARSERSKAENDLDDYYELEVEKADIRHLKQQRQIELKVYNYAHQFDYLHAQLDVLQENVENEELFYEQEKERFELGYISQQELEKARINVLNAKKELSAAEIDYRLLKKKFELFIDGWM from the coding sequence ATGAAGCGTGCAATTATTATTGCTTCGGTTGTACTATGGGGTACTATTCCAGTTAATAGTAGTGAAGCAAAAACAACATATTCAGTGACTGAAGCAGTCAAGAAAATAGAAAATAGTGATTTAGATCTTCAGTTAGAACAAAAAGAAGAAGATGTGTCATTATCTTCTGCTGCGATGAAATATATGGGAAGCTTCAACGAACTTGAGGATATATCAGAAGCAGAAGCAGACTATCAAGATAAGGTACAGGTATGGCAAAGAGAGTATGGAGCTTACGAAACAACCTATCAATATATTAAACAGCAAAAAGCACTGACATTACAGAGAGAAAATTTCACAATCGCGCAACAAGAAAAAGAAGCTATTGATGAAAAGTATAAAGAAGGACTTGTATCACAAGCCGATGTTTTACGAGCTTCGATGAGTATTAAAAATGCTGAACTGTCACTACAATTAGCAAAGCAGCAAGTCGATCAAAAGAAATATGAATTTAATCAAAAAATCGGAAAATCAATTGAAGAAGATTTCAGTATTTCAACAATTCCTTCGTTCAAAAGATTATCACGATCAGCATATGATCCAAAGCCATTAGCTGAGGAATTAAAGAGGAAACATGAATCACTCTTTCCGTTAAAAACAGCAGTTGATACGTATGACGACATATTAGATGATGTTGATAACCTTCCTGTATTAGGAGGAGACGGTTATGAAACATCAATTGAAAACTTTAAAACAGAAATAGAGGATTTGTCTCAAGAAATTAAAATTGTTGAAGATAAAATAAAAAGTGAAACGAATCCAGTTGAAGTTGAGAAACTAGAAAAAGAACTAGATGAGTTGAAACGTGACAAAATAACAGCAGAAGTGAGTTTGGATGTTAAGGAAGAACAATATAGTGAAGCCAGAAGTGAACGAAGTAAAGCAGAAAATGACTTAGACGACTATTACGAGCTTGAAGTAGAGAAAGCTGATATTCGCCACCTAAAACAACAGCGTCAAATTGAGTTAAAGGTATATAATTATGCACATCAGTTTGATTATCTACATGCACAACTGGATGTCCTACAAGAAAATGTTGAAAATGAAGAGTTATTTTATGAACAAGAGAAGGAACGGTTTGAGCTCGGTTACATTTCACAGCAAGAATTAGAAAAAGCACGTATCAATGTATTAAATGCAAAGAAAGAACTATCTGCTGCTGAAATCGACTATCGTTTGTTAAAGAAGAAATTTGAGTTATTTATAGATGGTTGGATGTAA
- a CDS encoding NAD(P)/FAD-dependent oxidoreductase encodes MKRLILAGCGHAHVYLLKQFANSNVDDVEILVFSPSRYQYYSGMFSGYAEAIYKLEDIRIDIEQMATSAGATLINEAVDKIDAHNKSITTANGLNYHFDILSINTGSIINDHHIANIEQYAHFIKPNNHYQQSVQALQTATQPVVVGGGASGIELSISLASYRNQHKLDQTPVSLIYPEEHVLKQFHNESLSKRVETELSRIGVQLIPNTRIHSVKENMLQSTNNEHITYSELLWLAGIRAPSLFNKSNLPTNTDGFLLVNKQLCVPEYPYIFGAGDSVTMKEHPNLPKAGVYAIRQAPLLWKNVIKALRDDSSQLEVFNPQKNYLAILSLSNHYGVAIYGKHYMFGKFAWKWKNYIDTKFMNQYK; translated from the coding sequence ATGAAACGCTTAATTCTTGCAGGATGTGGTCATGCCCATGTGTACTTGCTCAAACAATTTGCAAATTCGAACGTAGATGATGTCGAAATCCTTGTATTCTCACCTTCTCGTTATCAATATTACTCAGGTATGTTCTCTGGTTATGCAGAAGCAATCTACAAATTAGAAGACATACGAATTGATATTGAACAAATGGCAACAAGTGCAGGCGCTACACTCATAAATGAAGCTGTTGATAAGATTGACGCTCATAACAAGAGCATTACAACGGCAAATGGGCTGAACTATCATTTTGATATCCTGTCAATTAATACAGGCTCTATCATCAACGATCATCATATTGCAAACATTGAGCAATATGCCCACTTCATTAAACCAAACAATCATTATCAACAATCTGTGCAAGCGTTACAAACAGCAACACAACCTGTCGTTGTTGGTGGAGGTGCTTCAGGTATTGAGCTTTCAATAAGCCTTGCCTCTTATCGAAATCAACACAAACTTGATCAAACACCTGTTTCATTAATTTATCCTGAAGAACACGTCCTTAAGCAGTTTCATAATGAATCTCTATCAAAACGAGTAGAAACAGAATTAAGTAGAATAGGTGTCCAACTCATACCAAATACTCGTATTCACTCTGTAAAAGAGAATATGCTTCAATCCACTAATAATGAACATATTACCTACTCTGAATTACTTTGGCTAGCTGGTATTCGTGCACCTTCTTTATTTAATAAATCAAACTTACCTACAAATACTGATGGCTTCTTACTCGTAAATAAGCAACTATGCGTCCCTGAATATCCGTACATATTTGGTGCTGGAGATTCAGTTACAATGAAGGAGCATCCAAATCTTCCGAAGGCAGGTGTCTATGCAATTCGACAAGCTCCACTTCTTTGGAAAAATGTCATAAAGGCACTCCGTGATGATAGCAGCCAACTAGAAGTCTTCAACCCACAGAAGAATTATTTAGCGATTCTTTCTTTAAGTAATCATTATGGTGTTGCGATATACGGAAAGCATTATATGTTTGGAAAGTTCGCTTGGAAATGGAAAAATTATATCGATACTAAGTTTATGAATCAATACAAATAA
- a CDS encoding CDP-alcohol phosphatidyltransferase family protein — MLDTHARKYVDPFINKTAHLLLKAKLSANQVTFIAFLVGFSSGLWIYLDMKVVALISLWLSGFLDSVDGAMARKTQTSPWGTLMDITFDRLVEISVILGLAFRFPSSMWALLLLSVSIIFAMTVFLTVGALSERKGIKSFYYQAGLAERTEGFLLFSAMIIFSNALTAITLLFLAVELFTTFQRLFEAKKLLS; from the coding sequence ATGCTTGATACACACGCTAGAAAATATGTAGATCCATTTATTAATAAGACTGCACATCTATTATTAAAAGCAAAATTATCTGCAAATCAGGTCACGTTTATTGCTTTTTTAGTTGGTTTTTCATCAGGTTTATGGATTTATTTAGATATGAAAGTAGTAGCACTTATTTCATTATGGTTATCTGGCTTCCTCGATAGTGTAGACGGAGCAATGGCACGAAAAACACAAACATCACCTTGGGGTACATTAATGGATATAACGTTCGATAGATTAGTCGAAATAAGTGTCATTTTAGGGCTTGCTTTTCGCTTTCCATCCTCAATGTGGGCACTCCTGCTATTAAGTGTCTCAATCATCTTTGCGATGACAGTCTTCTTAACTGTAGGGGCATTGTCTGAGAGAAAAGGTATTAAGTCCTTCTATTACCAAGCAGGACTTGCTGAACGGACAGAAGGTTTTCTCTTATTTAGTGCGATGATTATTTTCTCAAACGCTCTTACAGCGATTACCCTTCTATTTTTGGCTGTTGAACTTTTCACCACATTTCAACGTCTATTTGAAGCAAAAAAACTATTATCGTAA
- a CDS encoding ABC transporter substrate-binding protein, translating into MKKLLVLIVGLFLLSACSADNNNNETTQVNLNEMSWEEIERAAEETEVRLYMWGGDSGINEYIDDYVTVELKNKHNMTLTRVPLDTNEFLQKLLTEKKAEKDKGTIDVIWINGENFKSAKENDLLYGPFASKLPSVQNYIGAEAGFTQSDMGTTIDELEAPWGNVQFVMNYDASKVDNPPKSFEELKSWVAEHPGKFTYPEPTDFTGNAFIRHLLYETTENHQKLQKPFEDVNLTSESKAMWDTLNELEPDLWRNGETYPVSLSQLDQMYSSGEVWMTMGFNEARAESLIAEGVFPESTKSYVFNEGSIGNTHYLSIPYNSPNPAGAAVAINFLLSPEAQLKKLDSSMWGDGTVLDYTKLEEQQKNQIELLSGGQSVVPRDVLKEKYLPELDTSYLEWIKDEWYEEVVEK; encoded by the coding sequence ATGAAGAAATTACTTGTATTAATTGTAGGACTCTTTCTTCTTTCAGCTTGTAGTGCGGATAACAATAATAATGAAACTACACAGGTGAATTTGAATGAGATGAGTTGGGAAGAAATTGAACGTGCAGCAGAGGAGACTGAAGTTCGCCTCTATATGTGGGGTGGAGATAGTGGCATTAACGAATATATCGATGATTATGTCACGGTTGAATTGAAAAACAAACATAATATGACGCTAACGAGAGTGCCATTAGATACGAATGAGTTCCTTCAGAAGCTGTTAACGGAAAAGAAGGCAGAGAAAGATAAGGGAACGATTGATGTCATTTGGATTAACGGAGAGAATTTCAAATCAGCGAAAGAAAATGACTTATTATATGGACCATTTGCTTCAAAGTTGCCAAGTGTACAGAATTATATAGGTGCAGAAGCGGGGTTCACTCAATCAGATATGGGTACAACTATCGATGAATTAGAAGCACCATGGGGAAACGTACAGTTTGTCATGAATTATGATGCGAGTAAGGTGGATAACCCACCTAAAAGCTTTGAAGAGTTAAAATCTTGGGTAGCTGAACATCCTGGTAAGTTCACATATCCAGAACCAACGGATTTTACAGGGAATGCTTTTATTCGCCATTTATTATACGAGACGACAGAAAATCATCAGAAGTTACAAAAACCATTTGAAGATGTAAACTTGACGTCAGAAAGTAAGGCAATGTGGGATACGTTAAATGAACTTGAACCTGATCTATGGAGGAATGGAGAGACATACCCAGTATCACTTTCTCAACTGGATCAAATGTATAGCAGTGGAGAAGTATGGATGACGATGGGCTTTAATGAAGCGAGAGCGGAAAGCTTGATTGCTGAAGGTGTATTCCCAGAGTCAACAAAATCATATGTATTCAACGAAGGTTCAATTGGAAATACACATTATTTAAGCATTCCATATAATTCACCAAATCCAGCAGGTGCAGCGGTTGCGATTAACTTCCTCCTTTCACCAGAGGCTCAATTGAAGAAGCTTGATTCATCGATGTGGGGAGACGGTACAGTGCTTGATTATACAAAATTAGAAGAACAGCAAAAAAATCAAATCGAACTGTTATCAGGGGGACAATCAGTCGTACCTCGAGATGTACTTAAAGAAAAATACTTACCTGAATTAGATACAAGTTACCTTGAATGGATTAAGGATGAGTGGTATGAGGAAGTTGTTGAAAAATAA
- a CDS encoding ABC transporter permease, producing MRKLLKNNQSLSNWMILLLVLVLTSGIALYAGVAAFIQTTSSGVNVYQDLFANERFMKGLTFSIYVSVVSTFFALIVGVILTHFIYKFGLKKWGKAMMWLPMLFPHFVAGYLILLFFSQSGWISSIMYQLDLLNEMSSFPNLVYDRKGIGIILTYLWKEIPFVVLMLIPIYEQIDSRLEEVIRMEGGGKWHQFKDARWPFLWPFLVEIGVIIFAFMVGAFEVPYLLGATSPKMTAVLSFEWFYQGGWLKRPDALAGMFVISIIILVITMVVLGTTQKYRERVMRGS from the coding sequence ATGAGGAAGTTGTTGAAAAATAATCAATCACTTTCTAATTGGATGATATTGTTGCTTGTACTAGTTTTAACATCAGGAATTGCATTGTACGCAGGAGTAGCAGCATTTATTCAAACGACTTCAAGTGGCGTGAATGTATATCAAGATCTTTTTGCAAATGAGCGGTTTATGAAAGGCTTAACGTTCAGTATATATGTTTCAGTAGTTTCGACTTTTTTCGCATTAATTGTTGGTGTAATACTTACGCACTTTATTTATAAATTTGGCTTAAAGAAGTGGGGGAAGGCAATGATGTGGCTTCCGATGCTGTTTCCTCACTTTGTTGCTGGTTATTTAATTTTATTGTTCTTTAGTCAGAGTGGTTGGATATCCTCAATCATGTATCAATTAGATCTCTTAAATGAAATGTCATCATTTCCTAATCTTGTGTACGACCGTAAAGGAATTGGTATTATTCTTACTTATTTATGGAAGGAAATTCCGTTTGTCGTATTGATGTTAATTCCAATTTATGAACAAATCGACAGTCGTCTTGAAGAAGTGATTCGAATGGAAGGTGGAGGAAAATGGCATCAGTTTAAGGATGCGCGTTGGCCGTTCCTTTGGCCATTCCTAGTTGAAATAGGTGTGATCATATTTGCGTTTATGGTGGGAGCTTTCGAAGTTCCTTACTTACTAGGAGCGACATCACCGAAGATGACTGCTGTATTAAGCTTTGAGTGGTTTTATCAAGGTGGTTGGTTGAAGAGACCAGATGCTTTAGCTGGTATGTTTGTCATTTCAATCATTATATTAGTAATTACGATGGTTGTGTTAGGGACGACACAAAAGTATAGAGAAAGAGTGATGAGGGGGAGTTAG